The proteins below come from a single Streptomyces sp. B3I8 genomic window:
- the atpD gene encoding F0F1 ATP synthase subunit beta, with product MTTTVETAVATGRVARVIGPVVDVEFPVDAMPEIYNALHVEISDPAEAGAKKTLTLEVAQHLGDGLVRTISMQPTDGLVRQAPVTDTGTGITVPVGDFTKGKVFNTLGEVLNVDEKYDGERWSIHRKAPNFDALESKTEMFETGVKVIDLLTPYVKGGKIGLFGGAGVGKTVLIQEMIYRVANNHDGVSVFAGVGERTREGNDLIEEMADSGVIDKTALVFGQMDEPPGTRLRVALAGLTMAEYFRDVQKQDVLFFIDNIFRFTQAGSEVSTLLGRMPSAVGYQPNLADEMGLLQERITSTRGHSITSMQAIYVPADDLTDPAPATTFAHLDATTVLSRPISEKGIYPAVDPLDSTSRILDPRYIAADHYNTAMRVKTVLQKYKDLQDIIAILGIDELGEEDKLTVHRARRVERFLSQNTHVAKQFTGVDGSDVPLDESITAFNAIIDGEYDHFPEQAFFLCGGIEDLKNNAKELGVS from the coding sequence ATGACGACGACAGTTGAGACGGCCGTTGCCACGGGCCGCGTCGCCCGGGTCATCGGCCCGGTCGTCGACGTGGAGTTCCCCGTCGACGCCATGCCGGAGATCTACAACGCGCTCCACGTCGAGATCTCCGACCCGGCCGAGGCCGGCGCGAAGAAGACGCTGACCCTGGAGGTCGCCCAGCACCTGGGTGACGGCCTGGTCCGCACGATCTCGATGCAGCCCACCGACGGTCTGGTCCGCCAGGCCCCGGTCACCGACACGGGCACGGGCATCACCGTCCCGGTCGGCGACTTCACCAAGGGCAAGGTGTTCAACACCCTCGGCGAGGTGCTGAACGTCGACGAGAAGTACGACGGCGAGCGCTGGTCCATCCACCGCAAGGCGCCGAACTTCGACGCGCTCGAGTCGAAGACCGAGATGTTCGAGACCGGCGTCAAGGTCATCGACCTGCTGACCCCGTACGTCAAGGGCGGCAAGATCGGTCTGTTCGGCGGTGCCGGCGTCGGCAAGACGGTGCTCATCCAGGAGATGATCTACCGCGTCGCCAACAACCACGACGGTGTCTCCGTGTTCGCCGGTGTCGGCGAGCGCACCCGTGAGGGCAACGACCTCATCGAGGAGATGGCGGACTCCGGCGTCATCGACAAGACCGCCCTGGTCTTCGGTCAGATGGACGAGCCCCCGGGCACCCGTCTGCGGGTGGCGCTGGCGGGTCTGACCATGGCGGAGTACTTCCGCGATGTGCAGAAGCAGGACGTGCTGTTCTTCATCGACAACATCTTCCGCTTCACGCAGGCCGGTTCCGAGGTCTCGACCCTGCTCGGCCGCATGCCCTCCGCGGTGGGCTACCAGCCGAACCTGGCCGACGAGATGGGCCTCCTCCAGGAGCGCATCACCTCGACCCGCGGTCACTCGATCACCTCGATGCAGGCGATCTACGTCCCCGCGGACGACCTGACCGACCCGGCCCCGGCCACCACCTTCGCCCACCTCGACGCGACGACGGTGCTCTCCCGTCCGATCTCGGAGAAGGGCATCTACCCGGCCGTGGACCCGCTGGACTCCACGTCCCGGATCCTGGACCCGCGGTACATCGCGGCGGACCACTACAACACCGCGATGCGCGTCAAGACGGTCCTGCAGAAGTACAAGGACCTCCAGGACATCATCGCGATCCTCGGTATCGACGAGCTCGGCGAGGAGGACAAGCTCACCGTCCACCGTGCCCGCCGGGTGGAGCGCTTCCTGTCCCAGAACACCCACGTCGCCAAGCAGTTCACCGGCGTCGACGGGTCGGACGTGCCGCTGGACGAGTCGATCACCGCGTTCAACGCGATCATCGACGGCGAGTACGACCACTTCCCGGAGCAGGCGTTCTTCCTCTGCGGCGGTATCGAGGACCTGAAGAACAACGCGAAGGAGCTGGGCGTCTCCTGA
- a CDS encoding F0F1 ATP synthase subunit epsilon has protein sequence MAAELHVELVAADRQVWSGEATLVVARTTSGDIGVMPGHQPLLGVLESGPVTIRTSEGGTVVAAVHGGFLSFADDKLSLLAEIAELSDEIDVQRVERELERAKAEGDASAERRADVRLRAVAAR, from the coding sequence TTGGCTGCTGAGCTGCACGTCGAGCTGGTCGCCGCCGACCGCCAGGTCTGGTCCGGCGAGGCCACCCTGGTCGTCGCGCGCACCACGTCCGGCGACATCGGCGTCATGCCCGGTCACCAGCCGCTGCTCGGTGTGCTGGAATCGGGCCCGGTGACCATCCGTACGAGTGAAGGTGGGACGGTCGTCGCCGCGGTGCACGGCGGTTTCCTCTCCTTCGCGGACGACAAGCTGTCGCTGCTGGCCGAGATCGCCGAGCTGTCGGACGAGATCGACGTCCAGCGCGTGGAGCGGGAGCTCGAGCGCGCGAAGGCGGAGGGCGACGCGTCCGCGGAGCGTCGCGCGGACGTCCGACTGCGTGCGGTGGCGGCGCGCTGA
- a CDS encoding DUF2550 domain-containing protein, with the protein MVLALTVCGAVILLLAVALFVFGLRRRLIQRSGGTFDCSLRWDVSEQTDTSGKGWGYGIARYNGDRVEWFRVFSYAPRPRRVLERSAIEVAGRRAPEGEEELALLSDAVILTCVHRGVRLELAMSDDALTGFLAWLEAAPPGQRVNVA; encoded by the coding sequence ATGGTCCTCGCTCTGACTGTGTGCGGGGCGGTGATCCTGCTCCTGGCCGTGGCGCTGTTCGTCTTCGGCCTCAGGCGGCGGCTGATCCAGCGCTCGGGCGGCACCTTCGACTGCAGCCTGCGCTGGGACGTCAGCGAGCAGACCGACACCAGTGGCAAGGGCTGGGGTTACGGCATCGCGCGTTACAACGGCGACCGCGTCGAGTGGTTCCGCGTCTTCTCCTACGCGCCCCGCCCGCGCCGTGTCCTGGAGCGCTCGGCCATCGAGGTGGCCGGCCGCCGGGCCCCCGAGGGCGAGGAGGAGCTGGCGCTGCTGTCCGACGCCGTCATCCTGACCTGTGTGCACCGCGGGGTGCGGCTGGAGCTGGCGATGAGCGACGACGCGCTGACCGGCTTCCTGGCCTGGCTGGAGGCGGCGCCGCCAGGACAACGAGTGAACGTGGCGTAG